DNA sequence from the Cyprinus carpio isolate SPL01 chromosome A9, ASM1834038v1, whole genome shotgun sequence genome:
TGATTACCTTCAGCAGTGCTTGTGGCCAGACTTTAATAGAGCCACGATTTAACAAGGTCTGAACAACCCTGTGAGGTTCCCACTCTTGCCGAACCACAGAACTCTGTAGAACACTAGATAATGGGGAGCATCCGTTATAGTCAATGGCATTGATATCAGCCCCATGGTCCAAGAGAAGCTCCACAAACTTAAGCTGAACATTGCGGGCTGCCTTGTGTAGAGGACTGCGTCGCTGTTTATCAGCCAAATTAATGTTAGCTCCATAGGCCAGAAGGAGACGACAGATCTCGAGGTATCCTTCATCTTGGCTGTCGACTGTCTTTTCTTGGGGGACTCCACAAACAGCACCAAGTGGCGTTTCACCTGAAGAGCTACTATGGTTCACACAGGCTCCGAATTGTAGGTACAGCTGTGCATGGTGGGGCAGACCATATCTAGCTGCCACATGCAGTGGTGATTCATCCTCTTCTTCACTGGATAAGTTCACTTTGGCACCATATCTCAGCAAGGCTTTTGCAcaactgaaatagaaattgtaataattgtaaataatttctgAGGTGAAGAATCTGTTGCTCATATTTGCACtacactcttaaagggatactccatcccaaaaagaaaattttgtcattaatcacttacccccatgtcgttccaaacccgtaaaagctcagttcgtcttcaaaatgcaatttaagatatttcggatgaaaaccgagaggcctgtgactgtcccatagactgccaagtaaataacagtgtcaaggtccatctgccacaaggatgcgctgttttatttcaaatcaaagctaaatacacgtagaaacagcgcatccttgtggcgcagatgacacagaagagcatacacagcatacggtgatatggagagacacagaggagactgttgacaaaggaattattgaacaaagtctttatttttgttttcttcgcttacaaaaagtgttcccgtcacttcatataacacagattgcacatctgatggcagatggagtattctgacgatgactttcatacctttatggaccttgacactactatttacttggcagtctatgggacagtatgggattaatgacaaatgacaaaattttcattttggggtggagtatccctttaaagtgttcaaatattattaatatggaTTTCATATAAGTTTGTACTGATGTGATTTATAATGACTTAtcattttactattatatttagtatttttataattacttttaaattgtacTCATGATTATACTAATTATTTGTCCAattgaagttcttagcaatgcatattactaatcaaaaattaagttttgatatatttatggtaagaaatttacaaaatatattcatggaacgtgatatttacttaatatcctaatgatttttggcatgaaaaaaaatctataattttgacccatacaatgtttttttcactattgctaaaaatatacccaagtgacttaagactggttttgtggtccagggtcacatatagtgtATTATGTATCATATTCATATTATGATACCGTAGTGATTGTGGTGTTCTGCAGATATGTAAGGCAGTCAGTCCCTCGTCTGTCATCTGGTTAGGATTGGCCCCATGTTCCAGCAGCAGCTCTACACATTCAGTGTTGGCGTTTACACAGGCCTCATGAAGTGCCGCTTTTCCTCCTGCAATAAGGTTGGGGTGTGAACCGTGTTCCAGTAAATATTGCAGACATTCAGCGAAACCTTGTGCAGCAGCAATACACAGTGGGCTTGTCAGTTCTCTTTTATACTCCAAAGACCAAAGACCTGGAATGGGAAATATTATCAGACCATCACAACTGATGCGTTTGAATAATTGAATGAATATTATAGAAAacactccaaaatgttttttgttttttgttttttttaaagaatcactTACACACCTGAcatactgttcaaaggtttgggttagtaacatttttttttaagaaattaataattttattcagcaagtatggattaaattgatcaagagtgagttttctttaaattgtgtgtttttaatctgctgttcttttgaacttttatggtacttttacgAAAAAGTGTATTGCACAAAAagattaagcagtacaactgttttcaacattgataatagtaagaaatgtttcttgagcaccaaataagcaaaaacattcaaatatcctactgaccccaaactattgaatggtagtgtatgtcaaAACATTAAGGCATTTTGAAATTTGATAAATTTGTTCACGGTAGATTATACTCTAAAAAATGTAGATATAATAACAGTTACTTCTTctgatatgttaaaaaaaatattgataagttaaaatattgaaagtagaaatagtacaataaagtttaaaataacagattttaaatgctcaataaaattaaaatgatagtaaaataaatacatataaaaatacatctaaacatatatatatatataatcaaaattgTCCACAGCAGCAACATAATATGTTTGTTTCACCTCTGTTATCAGAGAATAAACTCAATTTTTGTTTCATTCATCAGTACAGCACAAAAAAGTACAATCTTTTTGATACACATCCAAAGTTTCTATCCCATAAATGACTGTTTTTACCTGAGGGTCCAAAGGTGGTGTCTGTGTGAGCTCGCCACTCAAGTTCCTCACAGCTCACATTGTAAAACACATCAACATCAATATAGTTCCTTTTAAGAAGGTTACGAAGCCCTCTTGTGTCTCCCTTCACTACAGCTCTATAGAGCCATAAGGAGCGTAAATGAGCTCTTTCCCAATGATCCTGTCCTAACTCACAATTATCATCCAGCAGAGCCTGCCATCCATTCAGCTGCACGGTGGAACAGAGGTTCTCAAAGCGCATAGTTCTCAGCATCCTCTTACCTTTCAAATGGCTTAGGCTTTCAAGGACTTGAGTTTATATAGTGCTAGTCATGTTTTCCTATGGCTTCAAGCACTTTTTGTCTCTATTTTTAGTAAGCCATTGTTCTCCATCAGTTGGTCATAGCTTACTGGGGCCATTTTTAGTTGTTGATGTATGAGATAGATGCTAAATCCTTTGAGCTTCTAACATCTATGCCTATTTGTTGCCTtttgttttatatgaataatagaCCCGTCTTTCCAGGACATTTAAGACAAGCTCCATTGTTAAACAGATCAAATTTTATATCCTACTTCCATGTATGCTAAAAAGTGCCTGCAGTGTCACACATATATAAGATATTTACAATAGAAGCAGAGAGTTTAATTGCAATGGCATAATCTATGAGATCATTCATTTCGAGGGCACACCAGGAAAATCTTTACTGGAATCTGTAGAATGAGTCGTAGGGGTGTTGCATGGAGACAGACCCAAACAGTGACTGGGATCAGGGCTCTTGAGTATTGATCTGTGCATGTCATTCATATGCGTAGAAGATTACCACAATCCCTTAGAAATCCCGTGTCAAATCCACACAGATTCCTCTCCACAGAAATGCTGCAGACGCCCACAGATAGTATGAAGCACAATGCTATGAG
Encoded proteins:
- the LOC109071969 gene encoding ankyrin repeat and SOCS box protein 18-like, translating into MLRTMRFENLCSTVQLNGWQALLDDNCELGQDHWERAHLRSLWLYRAVVKGDTRGLRNLLKRNYIDVDVFYNVSCEELEWRAHTDTTFGPSGLWSLEYKRELTSPLCIAAAQGFAECLQYLLEHGSHPNLIAGGKAALHEACVNANTECVELLLEHGANPNQMTDEGLTALHICRTPQSLRCAKALLRYGAKVNLSSEEEDESPLHVAARYGLPHHAQLYLQFGACVNHSSSSGETPLGAVCGVPQEKTVDSQDEGYLEICRLLLAYGANINLADKQRRSPLHKAARNVQLKFVELLLDHGADINAIDYNGCSPLSSVLQSSVVRQEWEPHRVVQTLLNRGSIKVWPQALLKVITDNTEIIVLDLFYTLPIYNLRNIQLLIS